Part of the Musa acuminata AAA Group cultivar baxijiao unplaced genomic scaffold, Cavendish_Baxijiao_AAA HiC_scaffold_1138, whole genome shotgun sequence genome, TCAATTGATtcaagcggtactaccacttgggcCTGGCAGTACCATTGCTCAAGCTTGCTTTAGGTTATCGATTTGGTCTTTTAACAAGCCTAATTTGACCCTGGTTCAAGCCCAATATGTTCCTTGATATGTTGGCATAGTTTCGgaccaataccaactcaatttgaccCAAAAGATCTCGATAAAGACTTTAACATTATAATCCCATATTCGGCACAATTATAAAGCTTTCAGCATATTATGTGTCATTCTAGCATGTCATCCGATCTTGACACTTCATCCAAATCTCTGGGACATCGTCATTTCCTTCATAAAATCGTTCGGTCTATCGACGTGTCGATTTTCCTATGATATCCTATCTTTTGGTATAATACTCAATCCTTCTGGCACGATACTTGAACTTATAACACACAGTCTAATCTTCGGACATGTCGGtcaatcctctagctcgacattCGATTTGTAATATGATACTTTTCCTAATACAATATTTGATTCTTTTGCTTCGATAATTTACCCTTTGGTGATTCGAGTCTTTGATCGAAGTAATTTCTACGTCACTTATTTCAAAAGTATATTAatctataaactcatcaattgatttcatcatcaaaattcaagattcaaataTGAGACTAAGAGTAAGCTATTAAGCGAGCTTAGTTCGATATTAGTACAAAAAAACTATAATTTAATAAATCATAATCTCTCGATATAACCTCCGACAAAGAACCAACAAAACATGTGGGCTGGCATTTACTAGCAACAGAGGCTTCCTACGCTGCACCTGTAGCAGTGGATTCCTATTAATTAACTGACAATGGTAAATTCCATCGTCGATTCTTTCTAACAAAAGTATACGTTGATTCCTTTATGCTATGGCAACCCATAGATGATAGCTTGATTTTATAATTTAGTTCATCCATATTTAATCTAATTATTAATCAAATCATCTAGTGATTATTCCAATAATTATACAACATTAGTCATGATGATGTACTTGTCTTATTGATTTTAGGTAGAGGATCAACCAataatgaattatatatatatttatatatatacatgtattactAGTTAGTACTCTAAACTTAACATAGCACATATATTCCTTCAACCATTATTATCACTGGgtttaaaaatattcaaatataaaatatctaaaataaatttttataaaacttaaaaatgacATTTTTAAGAGTTTTTGaactttatattttatattttaaattaatatatttattttatttaaataaatcacAGTTTTTCACAAGTTATTAGGCTCAAATCTGATCTTTGCTCTTTATCATtttcctaatttttttctttttatacttttaagaacctcatatagttaggtatgaattaaaaattaaaaataaataaataaataaataaataatatgttattAGTTGGTTAAAACCAGCTTAGttgacatcttcttcttcttcttcttcttcgatttcCGATATTATTACGCGAACCAATCAAATGTGACGTTTAAATGGATGGATGGGGCTGTCTCCTCGAAGACCTGTGGAAGTCCACCGTTACCACGCACGCGCTTGCTTCCGCGAGTCACGGGGCGTTGTCCGGAATCAATGGCGTCCCCGAAGAAGCCAAGCATTCATGCAACGAAGAAAACGGATCTGTGTCCAGGTTCAGGTCATCGTCTCTTTAATCACTGCAGGCTGTAAGAACACGTATAACCACTGATCTTAAGATCTCAAATGTTTCCGCTCACTCCAATCTCTTCCGATATGCTGGCCGAAGTTGGAAGAAATCTCCCACCGGAAGGCCCTCATCAAAACCAAGACTTTCAATCGAGTGTGAGACCCGCCAAGCTGTTCTTATCCCCTTCACATCTGTATGCAGCTGGTAAACAGAGACTACAAggtcagctctctctctctctctctctctctctctctctctcgatgctTGTTTTTGTCTTTTGCTCAAGTCATATAGCACTTGGCCTGTCTCACTCAAATGTGTATGCAGCTGGCACACACAAATTGGAGCAGTTTCACACTCATCCATAAGTTGGATGACTGGTCTCGTCtcctcttcccttcccttcccttcccttcccttgagAAGCGAACAAAGGAAGCCCTCTGACTAGTATCTTTAAGATGAAGAAAAGGTTACCAACCATTCAAACAGCTACCCCTCGTGAACATGTGCtaacattcttctttttttttcctttacaaaaaGGTTGCAGCAGGATCTCTTGttttaactttctaaacagtggaAACCAGAAAATTTTCCGACATTATGCATCTTCAATTCTATCTGAAAACACATTTGTCACTGTAGTAAACAACGAGGTGGCAAATGCaggaaaataatttttcaaagagaTGATATATTTATTGGCAAGGAAAAATCAGCTTTTATTGTAAAAGAAATTAGTAGAATATTGATAAGGGATCATTTGGGTCGATCATTGGTACAACTCATAGGTTTATAAGGAATTATCTACTTTGGACGATGATCGTACTCgtatgattttatcatttttagaGTATGTAAGCTCCAAAAGACGTATGGTTTGGAAGCGAGTTTACTCAACCGAGGTATAGGCTTTAAGTCATTTTTCTAGTGTCAATCTAATAAGAGATAATTTGGTCGATCGACCATTGTTATAGGTTCTTTTTAggttaataaaaaattatctgtTTTGGACGATGTGTATAtctgtatgattttttttttttttagtatgtgAGCTTAAAAAAGTATCTTTATGGATAAGGGAGActctatgagttttttttttcgatATTCTCGATGAACGTGAGAATAAATGATTTTATCAAAtacaaatagagagagaaagaaagaaagaaaaatctaactttaattgtgaaaaggaatcgtgGAATGGAACGGTGGAGAGCCAAGCACAGTATAAGAGTAGTTCTCAgttaagagagagaaagagaatgaAAAATCAGCtttaattgtgaaaaggaattagTGGAATGGAACGGTGGAGAGTCATGCACAGTACAAGAGTCGTTCTCAGTCGAGTCCACATGGGTATAGGCCTTTCTCTTTGTTGCTTACCTTTCACTGTTCTGGATGAGCTGTGCAGGCTCAGGCAGGATGCAGATATCGTAGGGCTATATTGTCCTACGTGGACCACTTTGTGTGGGTCCCCGGAGTCGATTCTGTGACAGAAAGACTGTACCCTGATGATGGATCGGACAGCAAAACCTCTCCATCTTTCCGCCAAGCTTCCATTGCTGCCCACTTCACACCACCACCTTCGAcaaggcggagagagagagagagagaggcggaggaggaggaggaggaaacccACTTACTGCATTCGTCGGCCATGTCGACCCCGACGCCAACCTCCTCCCCCGCACCACCCGCCGGCTCCCCTCCCCAAGCCACCCCCTTGGCGCCGCCCCCGGCCTCCCCTCCGTCGCCCGCCATCCCGTCCACTCCGCCGCCCTCCCCCGCCAACTCGTCGTTCCCGCCGTCGGCCTCGCCGCCTCCTTCCAGCCCTTCCGGCTCTTCTCCTACTCCGCCGGCGACACCTTCCGCCCCGTCCCCGCCGTTGCCCTCCGGTGGATCTCCTCCCTCCTCGCCTACTCCTCCGTCACCCGAGACTCCTTTGTCTACCGCGTCACTGCCCTCTTCCCCATCGCCGTCGTCGAGCTCCGTCTCGACCTCGGTCGTGGTCGGAGTCGCGGTGGGCGGGGTGGTCATCCTCTTGCTGCTGAGCTTCGCCTGCATCTGTTGTTGGAAAAAGAAGCGCCGGCCGCGGCGACCGCCGTCCCATTACTACGGAGCTCCCCCGCCGCTTCCAGCAGAAAAGAAAGGTTGGATCTACTTTTCTTTGGAATGGATCTACGGAAGAAAAACTCTACCTAATCCTTTTACGTGATCCATAGCCTACGTTGCAGCTCAGATCCGTTCTGTTGCACAGTGCTTACAAAAATTCCTGTTCCTGCCCTCGGTTTGGGATTATTGTTGTAGTTTAAACTCCTGTTCTTCCTGTATTTTTGGGAATACTGTTGTGGTTTAAGATCATTTGATGACGGACTTATTATAGGAGAAAAGGTAGATCTTTGAACTAGGAGATGGTATAAATTATTGCTAAGAATTTAATGACCGAGTCAAAGGTACAGATTTTGCTTTTTCATATATATTGTTCCTGATGATTGCTCatgattataatttatatctatgAAACCTTCTTTGGCACTTAGAAAAGGGCAATTAAACCCGACCGAGTCTTAATCGTCTAAGCAAAGAATAAGAAGGGATTGGGTTGTTTTGTCAAAGTAATTGCTTATATTTTTGTGAATCGAAGTCCCGAGTAAGGCTTGATTTGATGTCTGCAATTTTGGAGACATAGAAGATGGCCTAACATTTGGTGTAAATCCTAACAAGTAGTAGTCCTGAGAATTCTAATTTCTGTCTGGTTTAGCAAATAAGATTTGCATTGAACCGGTGTTGACTTGCTGCTAGTGTGCATCACATGATGACATCCTTAATCCTGTAAGGAGGATTGTTATGGTTGCCTTATTATTTCTTCTTTAGGAATAAGTTTGAATATAATGTAGCTGCCTTTCTTATGGCATTTTAGGATTTCCAATTGGCAAAAGATATTTGAATGAACTGAATGTGGGGGTTGTTTTCAGATGAACGGTATGGCGAGTATTGGCAACAGAATGCCCCACCTCTAGCAGATCATGTCGTCAAAGTGCCTCcagggcctcctcctcctccaccatttGCTTCGCGTCCTCCGCACCCACCAAACCATGCGCCGCCTGCACCTCCTCCACCTATGATAAACAGCAGTGGAGGCTCTGGCTCCAATTATTCTGGGTCTGAGGTTCCACTGACTCCACCATCTCCTGGTGTTGCCCTTGGCTTCTCAAAAAGTACCTTCACTTATGACGAACTGGCTAGGGCGACAGATGGTTTCTCTGAAGCTAATCTCCTTGGACAAGGTGGTTTTGGTTATGTTCACAGAGGAGTGCTTCCCAATGGCAAGGAGGTTGCAGTCAAACAATTAAAAACCGGTAGCGGACAGGGCGAGCGTGAATTCCAGGCAGAGGTTGAGATCATTAGTCGTGTGCATCACAAGCATCTTGTTTCATTGGTCGGGTACTGCATTTCTGGAGGCAGGAGGCTGCTTGTTTATGAATTTGTTCCGAACAATACATTGGAATTCCATTTGCATGGTAAGCCATTCTATCATCTTTTCAGCTGGGAATTTTAGCTTAGATGATTCTGCTGTGTTCTATTTATCTTCTTTTGTTGCTAAGCTCTCTGATCATGATACTAACATTCCTCGCGTCAACTTGATGTAAGAAAATTTATATGACATAATCTTTTTAGAAATTCATTCTTGATCACTTTTAGATGGTAAGTGTCTTTTATCATATATAATACATCTTGATCTTGATAAGCATATTCAGGTGAGAGGGACCATTCAGCAGGTTTTTGCATCAGCTTTATGCATGTAACATATTTAGTCCAGTCCATTATGTTTGGATTTATTAAGTGAACTTAAAAGGACACGAAGACCCAGTTGGTAATTACTCAACAAGTTAATTGCTAAATTCTCTGAATTAACTTGTCTAATTTCAGAAATATTGATTGCATCGAACTACTTGCGgcatttaattataaaattggtcCTTGTGACTATTGTTTGATTGCTAGTACTGTatacaagagtttgattagagatAATAGATGTTGAATCTGTACGCCTTTTGATTACAATCCTGCAATAAGGTAGGATTTGTCCCCACAATGTATACTACAATACGTGAGTCTCTGTACTAGTTGTTTTTCATTGTGATGTTTTAGACTTTTTTCATCCTTCTTTGGATTACTATTTTTCTGCTAGATCGTTTCATTTCAAAGTAGTTTATGTCCAGGAAGAGGTCGACCAACTATGGAATGGCCTACACGACTGAAAATTGCACTGGGTTCTGCAAAGGGATTGGCATATCTTCATGAAGACTGTGAGTTTGTTCTCATTTTTGATACCTTAATACTTTTCTAAAAATTTGTTTCTTACCGATGATCTGCCTAACTTTATTTTCTGACTTTGTTCCTAATGGAATTGCATTTTCATCTTCAGGCCACCCTAAGATTATTCACCGCGATATAAAGGCAGCCAACATTCTTCTTGATTACAAATTTGAGGCAAAGGTATGCATACACCTTTTTAGGTTTATCATGTTCTAGCTGAAGTACCAGACTGTCTTTCTTGTATACACAACCAGAGCTAAGAACAGAATATTTCTGCATTTAATATATGGTTCCTCACATACTGAGAACAGTTATGTATTTTGTCAAATTTAGAGTTTGAAGAGCATGAAAAACAATGTCTTCATTTGATTTGGCCCCACTACATGTGATGGAATCTAGCATACCACTTGAACAAGATTTATTGCATCAATCTGTAGATTGGAGTTCATTTCACTTGACCAGATCCACAATTCATCCCATGTCTTAACTGATGAATGTAAAAGCTGGCTTGGTCAGAATGGGTTGGCTTTTTTTCTGGATGCAAGAAGTAAATAATCACAGCTGATCTCTCAATCATTATGAATGTGCTGCGTATCAAATGAAATTCCTGTAAATTTCAAGTTGTCAAAGAAGaccaactttttctttttttggtgtttgggggggggggggtgggggggggtgggggggggtgttGGAGGGGGGTTGGAGGGGCGCAATGACTCAATTTAACCAGATGAACACCCAATGAGATTAAAGAAATCTGGATGTGCTAATATTTTGAAGGCAAGaaagcatccactaacaatcttttaGTTCCTCATGACACTTTTTTGGTGGCCAATGACTCAAATTTAACTGGATAAAATTGAGATTAGAGAAATCTGGTTGTGCTTATATTTTGTCATACTCTTTAAGGCAAGAAAATGTCCACTAACAGCCTTTTAATTTGTCATGAGACTTACATTCAACAAATTAGCTtgatgttttttaaattttttctatCACTTTAAAAACTTCTTTATCAAATGATGTCTTTGCACTAATGGTTAATTGCATAATTAGTCCTTGGACTTCCAGTTAATTTAACTGATCCTAGAACTTCAAATTTAAAAAATTGGCATTCTTAACTTCAGTTTTCAATTTGATGAGGTCCGACAATCAACTTGTAGTTATAAACCTTGGCGAAAAGCTGATCTAGCTGCATCACTAGTCTTGTGTATGTCATAAATCTCAGTGAGAAAAGTTGTCAAACATGCCTAGCATGATTAACAAAACAAAAATTAGGGTACATCCTCTTGAATTGTCAACTAAACTGATATACCAGATAAATTAATTTGATCCAAAGTTCAAGGATTAGTGATGCAGTTTGTCCCATAATAAAACATATTAGCAACACTGATTTGATTTGATGAAGCAGATGCAAGTGCTCCTTTTTTCTTTATCATTTTCTCCATGTATACCTTTGCTTTTTTCTAAAACCTTCCAGATCAACGAGCTTTATTTTGTGCTGCAAATTTTTATTAACTTCCTCTTTAGCTTATCTACTCATGATTTTGCAGGTTGCAGATTTTGGGCTTGCGAAGATTGCTTCTGATAGTGACACCCATGTTTCAACAAGAGTTATGGGGACCTTTGGGTATGCTTCCTTCTTCCTCATTACAATTTGCTTTGTCTTTTGACTTGTTTATGTTGCCTGGATGGCTTCTTCTAAAGACGCACTTTGTGAAACTTATGGTCTTTGCTCTATGGGTTTTTGTCACTTATTTTCTGTCAATATTTTACTGAGAATCTGGTCTACTGGCTATCAAAGCCTTGTTGAAATGTTGAAACTTTAATTCTCACAGCACATGATTAAAGATGTTTCTTCTATTATATTCCAGTCTTACAGCACAATTAGAAATCTTGTAGTGGTTATCTCCTGAACTGTAGCAAGCATGAAGAATTTAAGATGTTTTCTAAGATCTTTATGTCCGTGATAACACTGTAGTTTAACCTGTAGCCTACATATTCTTGCAGTTATCTGGCACCTGAATATGCATCTTCAGGCAAACTCACTGATAAATCAGATGTCTTTTCATTCGGTGTCATGCTTCTGGAGATAATCACTGGACAGCGTCCTGTTGATTCATCCCAAACTTTCATGGATGATAGCTTAGTTGACTGGGTTAGTATTTTGCATGCCTTGGTTTTGTTACCATGATGTTGCTTCTGCTTACCTTCCATGTCCGGTTCTTAGATTTGTTTGTAACTGCAGGCAAGGCCACTGCTTACTCGAGCTCTAGAAGATGGCAACTATGATGCCCTTGTTGATCCAAAATTGGGAAAGAACTATAACCCTGATGAGATGGCTCGCATGATTGCCTGTGCTGCTGCTTGTGTGCGCCACTCAGCACGAAGAAGGCCAAAGATGAGCCAGGTGCTGTTTCATTGCCCTACTctgtatttttttaattagatttCATTATTCTGTTGTCACATTGTTCGAATGCATGTTCTTTGTTTGGATGTGTTTGCATTAGGTTTTTTATGAATTTGAAGTTATGTTTGGCATGTTTAATGAATCTTTGAAATTGGGAAACATGTGCCTTCTTTGAAGTCAGCTCTCTCTTTGCTTGCTTGACAGACAATGACATTTGGATGGAATATTCTCTATGCAATAATCTGCATCTTATTTTCTAGAAGCCTACAAACTTTTGAGCTAATCTTGCACTTACAGTCTGAGTTAATTGATTTCTGTCTGAAGCTAAACGACTATATGAACTTTTGAACTAATCTTGCACTTAGTGTTGCTACTTCCAACATTTTACTAACCCAAATCCGTCCAAAAACCAATCAGGTCATCCGTGCTTTGGAAGGAGATGTGTCTCTTGAAGATTTGAATGAAGGCATCAGACCGGGCCATAGCAGGTTTTACGGTTCGTATGGCAGCTCTGATTATGATTCTAGCCAGTACAACGAGGATATGAAGAAGTTCAGGAAAATGGCACTGGCGACTCAAGAGTATACCGGCGGCGATCACAGTGCAGCAACCAGCGAGTACGGTCAGAATCCATCGTCTTCGAGCACTGAAGGCCGACAGACACATGAAATCGAGATTGGTAAGAAGAAAGACAGCTATGGTTTTGGCAGCAGCTAGTGAGTGAGAAAGGCCTGATACTCTAGCCTATCTGGAGTACTTTGACAGGTTTTTCATGTATGCTTGTAGCTTTTTCCTTGGGGTAGTGATGAATAGCCAGCTAACTGATTCTTTATATATATGTTGCATTTGTCTCTGAGGTTGAGATACATTTCTGAGTGTTAATTGCTTTCTGTAATACAAGTTCCAGAtccattctttatatatatatatatatatatatatatatatatagagagagagagagagagagagagagagagagaagagagagagattggTGCACATGATTAAAGATGCCAAAGTAACAAGAGCAGTGGTTTAGATACCCATGAAGACATCTCATGGCAGCACAGAATGTGGCTGTGGCACATATCAATGAAAGGTGAGGAGCAATTGGAAGGCTTCTTTAGACTGTCCCCACTTGGCAATGAAGAGAATGCAAATGCTTCCCATGTGAGCTTTTGTGTCCTCTATTTCTGCATCACAGCTCACTGCTGAtatgacatctctctctctctctctctctctctctctggtgagCTGTAGTTTGTGAGTTGTAGCCGGCagcaattttttctttttctttttttggcatGGAATGAAAAGAGATTGGCCACTGACAGCCAAAAGACATCAGAAAGCTCACCAAATGTCCTCCCAACTTGCTTCCCGCAATATAGGAAATGTGAGCAGTTGTGTCACAATAGTAATTCAATGAGAAATTATTGAttcaaatatctcatgtattctaatAAGATTACAAATTTGTGCTTATTTATTTACGACGATTTTcgttaaaaaaatattcatattttggggattttaattttaattttt contains:
- the LOC135671287 gene encoding proline-rich receptor-like protein kinase PERK1 — translated: MQLVNRDYKAQAGCRYRRAILSYVDHFVWVPGVDSVTERLYPDDGSDSKTSPSFRQASIAAHFTPPPSTRRREREREAEEEEEETHLLHSSAMSTPTPTSSPAPPAGSPPQATPLAPPPASPPSPAIPSTPPPSPANSSFPPSASPPPSSPSGSSPTPPATPSAPSPPLPSGGSPPSSPTPPSPETPLSTASLPSSPSPSSSSVSTSVVVGVAVGGVVILLLLSFACICCWKKKRRPRRPPSHYYGAPPPLPAEKKDERYGEYWQQNAPPLADHVVKVPPGPPPPPPFASRPPHPPNHAPPAPPPPMINSSGGSGSNYSGSEVPLTPPSPGVALGFSKSTFTYDELARATDGFSEANLLGQGGFGYVHRGVLPNGKEVAVKQLKTGSGQGEREFQAEVEIISRVHHKHLVSLVGYCISGGRRLLVYEFVPNNTLEFHLHGRGRPTMEWPTRLKIALGSAKGLAYLHEDCHPKIIHRDIKAANILLDYKFEAKVADFGLAKIASDSDTHVSTRVMGTFGYLAPEYASSGKLTDKSDVFSFGVMLLEIITGQRPVDSSQTFMDDSLVDWARPLLTRALEDGNYDALVDPKLGKNYNPDEMARMIACAAACVRHSARRRPKMSQVIRALEGDVSLEDLNEGIRPGHSRFYGSYGSSDYDSSQYNEDMKKFRKMALATQEYTGGDHSAATSEYGQNPSSSSTEGRQTHEIEIGKKKDSYGFGSS